A genomic region of Candidatus Dependentiae bacterium contains the following coding sequences:
- a CDS encoding ankyrin repeat domain-containing protein encodes MNKTLFLSLIALCEFTFTSDLDKELIKALQSNNEHQVDELIAQKVDVNKIDPGTDWTPLHQALVYSNPTIIKKLINAKADVNKVADMGKVPLFRAVDTNNLNIIQMLIDAGAEVNATDKDKKTPLHSSLVTFSPNKSIIKLLLQANANPLIKDVHGQTALDFAKLYTTLPESWKTQVNEAKQQEIIKLIEEYIQLLNKTKATPDENTLGKAVAFGSPVLVRELLQKVKPSPYLLSQYGALAQEKYASTQEKPYQIIGKILGDYLNQVRLAHRLTGATAYATTSTELSKDIAKTIAGYVYSKN; translated from the coding sequence ATGAATAAAACTCTATTTTTATCTCTCATAGCCTTATGTGAGTTCACTTTTACCTCAGATTTAGATAAAGAGCTTATCAAAGCACTACAGTCAAACAATGAACACCAAGTGGACGAGCTCATAGCTCAAAAAGTCGATGTTAATAAAATAGATCCAGGCACTGATTGGACACCACTTCATCAAGCTCTAGTATATAGTAACCCAACTATAATAAAAAAACTTATTAATGCAAAAGCCGATGTCAATAAAGTAGCTGACATGGGAAAGGTGCCTCTTTTTAGGGCAGTAGATACTAATAATTTAAATATAATACAAATGCTAATTGATGCTGGCGCAGAAGTTAACGCAACTGATAAAGACAAAAAAACACCACTTCATTCAAGCCTAGTTACATTTTCTCCTAATAAAAGTATTATAAAATTGCTTCTTCAAGCAAATGCTAATCCACTTATAAAGGATGTACACGGCCAGACAGCATTGGATTTTGCTAAATTATATACCACTTTACCAGAGTCATGGAAAACACAGGTAAATGAAGCTAAGCAACAAGAAATTATTAAACTTATAGAGGAATACATACAATTGCTAAATAAAACAAAAGCAACTCCAGATGAAAATACTCTCGGTAAAGCTGTTGCATTTGGCAGCCCAGTATTAGTTCGAGAATTATTACAAAAAGTAAAGCCTTCACCTTACCTATTAAGCCAGTATGGTGCATTAGCTCAAGAAAAATACGCTTCAACACAGGAAAAACCGTATCAAATTATAGGTAAGATATTAGGTGATTATCTTAATCAGGTACGATTGGCGCATAGGTTAACGGGAGCAACCGCTTACGCAACTACCTCGACTGAGTTATCTAAGGATATAGCAAAAACTATTGCAGGCTACGTGTATTCAAAAAACTAA
- a CDS encoding ankyrin repeat domain-containing protein — MKNCFLLVLSCVPFVSFSMDRSQELLDAVKQRGAPQRLQQLLAQGLNVNAVNDPIQRYTALHYAAQRNNIEYMKILLEAGAAIDAMVENRKTPLHYASEYGYPDSVKFLLQAGANPLLKDERGATARDYARTPEIAKILQDAMNARVTQVKNESNRNSNSNPSVTPAMPSSATIYNDPVSSSVSLPSGNNQGAASVTDNSNSNSTAPVKLESSEQQQVFSIIKENNLDKLKELAARVAIPQIDEQGNNQLHYAVSISNVDPNIVDFIIGLNPELATMRNKAGALPVELVPDNREDLVELFLPFLDFK, encoded by the coding sequence ATGAAGAATTGTTTTTTACTGGTATTAAGTTGTGTGCCATTTGTATCTTTTAGTATGGATCGATCTCAAGAGTTGTTAGATGCAGTAAAGCAGCGTGGCGCTCCACAACGATTACAGCAACTATTGGCTCAGGGTCTAAATGTTAATGCTGTTAACGATCCAATTCAGCGGTACACAGCATTGCACTATGCGGCACAAAGGAATAATATAGAATACATGAAAATTTTGTTGGAAGCTGGAGCTGCTATAGACGCTATGGTTGAAAATCGCAAAACTCCGCTCCATTACGCATCAGAGTATGGATATCCTGATTCAGTTAAATTTTTATTGCAAGCAGGGGCTAATCCATTATTAAAGGATGAGCGAGGGGCTACAGCTAGAGATTATGCTCGTACTCCTGAAATTGCAAAAATATTGCAAGATGCTATGAATGCAAGAGTAACCCAAGTCAAAAATGAAAGTAACAGAAACTCCAATAGTAATCCTTCAGTTACACCGGCTATGCCAAGTAGTGCAACTATATATAATGATCCTGTCTCAAGTAGTGTAAGTCTTCCTTCTGGGAATAATCAAGGTGCTGCCTCTGTGACAGATAACTCAAATAGTAACAGTACTGCTCCTGTTAAGCTTGAAAGCTCTGAACAACAGCAAGTATTTAGCATAATTAAGGAAAATAATTTAGATAAGTTAAAAGAACTAGCAGCGCGGGTGGCAATTCCTCAAATTGATGAACAGGGTAATAATCAGCTACATTATGCTGTTAGTATATCTAATGTAGATCCTAATATCGTTGATTTTATTATAGGACTTAATCCAGAATTAGCTACCATGCGAAATAAAGCTGGAGCATTACCAGTTGAGTTAGTACCGGATAATCGAGAAGACTTGGTGGAACTTTTTTTACCATTTTTAGATTTTAAATAA
- a CDS encoding ankyrin repeat domain-containing protein, whose amino-acid sequence MNKLFLSLIFLPLSTFTLFSPRELDDKLLEATKAGDARRVTQLLNQGATKLDDQLLAAARIGDAHRVDELLKQGASKETVDSQGHAPLHYTAERDHTNVAKLLLDKGADANAANVVGTTPLHRSAEKGHTNVAQLLLDKGANPNATDTLGKTPLHYAIMGQNKAIVQLLLKGGNPNMPNKNGWTPLHYAAIHGNTDIVQLLLQAGADPSIKNQQGETALDMVQPDKSDIPEKIENKKVIAQMLQEHQQPVQHAMQSKSITPVSPIAPVQSCNVNPPAAKIDSLQPQVFMDKLKEMASEASKLHIDGLGNTQLHYAVTLPNVHPAIVAFIISLNKELLSMRNKSGRLPIELIPGDRDDLIELFLPFLV is encoded by the coding sequence ATGAACAAATTATTCCTTTCTCTCATATTCCTACCACTCAGCACTTTCACACTGTTCAGTCCACGGGAGCTCGACGATAAATTGCTCGAAGCAACTAAAGCAGGCGATGCACGTCGGGTAACACAGTTACTCAACCAAGGCGCCACTAAACTCGACGATCAATTGCTCGCAGCAGCTCGGATAGGCGATGCGCATCGGGTTGACGAATTACTTAAACAAGGTGCAAGTAAAGAGACGGTTGATAGTCAAGGCCACGCACCACTCCATTACACTGCTGAACGTGACCATACTAACGTAGCAAAACTGTTACTTGATAAAGGCGCCGACGCCAATGCGGCTAATGTTGTTGGCACTACGCCACTCCATAGATCTGCTGAAAAAGGCCATACTAACGTAGCGCAATTATTACTTGATAAAGGCGCCAATCCCAATGCTACTGATACACTTGGCAAGACACCACTCCATTATGCTATTATGGGTCAAAATAAAGCAATAGTACAACTGCTCCTTAAGGGAGGCAATCCTAACATGCCAAATAAAAATGGCTGGACACCACTCCATTACGCTGCTATACATGGCAATACAGACATTGTACAACTACTCCTGCAAGCGGGTGCTGATCCTTCCATTAAAAATCAACAAGGTGAAACAGCATTAGATATGGTTCAGCCAGACAAGTCGGACATTCCTGAAAAGATAGAAAACAAAAAAGTAATTGCCCAGATGCTCCAAGAGCACCAGCAACCTGTACAACATGCTATGCAAAGCAAAAGCATAACACCGGTTAGCCCGATAGCGCCCGTGCAATCTTGTAATGTCAATCCCCCTGCAGCTAAAATTGACTCCTTACAACCGCAGGTTTTTATGGATAAGCTTAAAGAAATGGCAAGTGAAGCAAGCAAGCTTCATATAGATGGATTGGGCAATACACAGCTTCACTATGCTGTTACTCTACCCAATGTACATCCAGCTATTGTTGCCTTTATTATCAGCCTTAATAAAGAATTACTGTCTATGCGTAATAAATCAGGGCGATTACCTATAGAGCTTATACCTGGTGACCGCGACGATCTTATAGAACTTTTTCTACCATTTTTAGTTTAA